From Campylobacter concisus, one genomic window encodes:
- a CDS encoding replication initiation protein, producing MSVREIVQYSNDFNFLPMPKLTEREMDMVVKILSKLADNRSVKIDIYDFFNDLRNTKESTNKMLEMFKSLSDKILNYNIKYTTATKAYAFVCFEKLVFDYKTNTIEITAQQDFYELITNYQLGFTRFELLEFVNINSKYAKTLYRLLKQFRNSGVVTLFRNKWDEFCEIMQIPKGYPQHNIDARILKPCIKELSAERDLFNNNRNIFENLTYKKIKDPNGRGRGGKVIGIEFYFTPEKDRSELSEQIKNLKSLKKHTEPEPEEAPKVNYLTGEIVTELTPYIGRHFSMKNKYDGGYDSCKLQEVWKGDDKKIHAKAINQENGKIFDFEFETLQHMINALKFI from the coding sequence ATGTCAGTGCGTGAAATCGTTCAATATTCTAACGACTTTAACTTTTTGCCTATGCCAAAACTAACCGAGCGAGAGATGGATATGGTTGTTAAGATCTTATCCAAACTAGCAGATAATAGAAGTGTAAAAATTGATATATATGATTTTTTTAATGATTTACGTAATACCAAAGAAAGCACTAATAAGATGCTTGAAATGTTTAAAAGTCTATCTGACAAAATACTAAACTATAATATCAAATATACAACAGCAACGAAAGCTTATGCTTTTGTGTGCTTTGAAAAACTAGTGTTTGATTATAAAACAAACACCATAGAAATAACAGCGCAACAAGACTTTTATGAGCTTATAACAAATTATCAGCTTGGTTTTACACGTTTTGAGTTATTGGAATTTGTCAATATCAATTCAAAATATGCAAAAACGCTTTATAGGCTTCTAAAACAATTTAGAAATAGTGGGGTGGTGACACTATTTAGAAATAAGTGGGATGAATTTTGCGAAATCATGCAAATACCAAAAGGCTATCCACAACATAACATAGATGCTAGAATTTTGAAACCTTGCATTAAAGAGTTGTCAGCAGAACGTGATTTATTTAATAATAATCGCAATATTTTTGAAAATTTAACATACAAAAAAATTAAAGATCCTAACGGTCGTGGTCGTGGCGGCAAAGTTATAGGCATCGAATTTTATTTTACACCTGAGAAAGATCGAAGCGAGCTTAGTGAGCAGATTAAAAATTTAAAAAGTCTAAAAAAACATACCGAACCAGAGCCAGAGGAAGCTCCAAAAGTAAATTATTTGACTGGTGAGATTGTTACAGAACTAACACCTTATATTGGCAGGCATTTCAGCATGAAAAATAAATATGATGGTGGTTACGACTCTTGTAAGTTGCAAGAGGTTTGGAAAGGCGATGATAAAAAAATTCATGCGAAAGCGATCAACCAAGAAAATGGTAAAATATTTGATTTTGAATTTGAAACCTTACAGCATATGATTAATGCATTAAAATTTATTTAG
- a CDS encoding EexN family lipoprotein — MKRSILVVALSALLIGVLSGCGGEETKKVEEPKTAKYYKDHIDETIKTYADCVRNNHYRDEGYNSIKVKNCKNASIALDQKGMLDEVYQKVK; from the coding sequence ATGAAAAGATCAATTTTAGTTGTAGCACTTTCTGCTTTATTGATTGGAGTTTTATCTGGATGCGGCGGCGAGGAAACAAAGAAAGTTGAAGAGCCAAAAACCGCTAAATACTATAAAGATCATATTGACGAAACAATTAAGACATATGCTGATTGTGTAAGAAATAACCATTATAGAGATGAGGGTTACAATAGCATTAAAGTTAAAAATTGCAAGAATGCAAGCATTGCCTTAGATCAAAAAGGAATGTTAGATGAAGTTTATCAAAAAGTAAAGTAA
- a CDS encoding TrbC/VirB2 family protein produces MLSYSPVEKSKSSSLNLLCFACIAFFVFVPDLAYCAGLGSAEKLLTKVSEWLKYLAVATVTVAILVVGYKVIFGGQTIPECSRIIIGAILIASASTIASILLG; encoded by the coding sequence ATGTTGAGTTATTCTCCTGTAGAGAAATCTAAATCCAGCTCTCTCAATCTGCTTTGCTTTGCCTGCATAGCTTTTTTTGTTTTCGTCCCAGATCTAGCGTATTGTGCTGGCTTGGGTAGTGCAGAAAAGCTACTTACAAAGGTTTCCGAGTGGCTAAAATACCTTGCTGTTGCCACAGTAACTGTTGCAATCTTGGTTGTAGGCTATAAGGTAATTTTTGGTGGACAAACTATTCCAGAGTGTTCTAGAATTATCATTGGCGCAATATTAATTGCTTCTGCTTCAACAATAGCTTCTATTCTACTTGGATAG